Proteins encoded together in one Balaenoptera ricei isolate mBalRic1 chromosome 2, mBalRic1.hap2, whole genome shotgun sequence window:
- the CEP170B gene encoding centrosomal protein of 170 kDa protein B isoform X2, protein MSVTSWFLVSSSGTRHRLPRELIFVGRDECELVLQSRSVDKQHAVINYDHDRDEHWVKDLGSLNGTFVNDVRIPDQKYVTLKLSDVIRFGYDSNMYVLERVQHRVPEEALRHEKYTSQLQVSATSPAPKRGEAVPEQAPYCEAASPRLERGDRRPGPEAAAYRTPLYGQPSWWGEDDGSSPPEERRQDEPDTERPKELAQRDSDLVGTAAAFRAPAEPQGYPFRREPSYFEIPTKEAPPPRAPEVPAHEAPTRDAEAGGGGVAPVVQSHACFTIEFDDCSPGKVKIKDHVTKFSLRQRRPPGKEPTPIEVVSAETKVADWLVQNDPSLLHRAGPADDRHSTKSDLPVHTRTLKGHKHEDGTQSDSEDPMAKAAGAAGVPSEAGGEQVRLQRQLKRDPQELLHSQQAFVIEFFDEDTPRKKRSQSFTHTPPGDPRPDRRRGPGPADRDRPAAPAPSSARGAGSSSGPQRAGSLKREKTEERLGSPSPAARAPARPFGSVGRRSRLAQDFMAHCLRDGSPAARSGPEKTPPPLPTPPLPRGASPVAPSPPPPPPADPQVTKARKQEEDDSLSDAGTYTIETEAQDQEVEEARKMIDQVFGVRESPELSRASSATFRPVIRGHRDEPGDGVAQRMALLQEFASRPVGGTPQVELQGLPVPGSPGGQKWVSRWASLADSYSDPGLSDDSPGRRARELEGALPVRQRRLLPQLPSDRADSPAGPEATRRSGPGPPELGSEQAGLLLGQEDLEPDSLSDASGSDGGRGPEPGGGLQEERRGSPQEGLAWTRGRRSPRAPGEPAPTSFFVGDQNGEAAFPRKATVAPGQAEGPGRAAQPSPLTRDSVYVSTSGRMVIQLRTGRSPEPEGPAPAPPKEAPAFVRQESFTKEPASGPAAPGQLPSISSHPLLQDLAAARASRMDLRTQDTHLILKETETALAALEARLLSKSVEEPEGELGGAPGPPEDSLSGDSDVDTASTVSLLSGKNGPSPQPTGLQKEKLPSPPAAQDLGGVGLSSARERLSEKQRRPLGPADGGRGEPARRLATRRGHGPQGSLDWPDEERGSSLAHLPGVDTVTSDHETSGAMGAGQRGPRRKPTAPPPSPVAREEQGRGSAGVQKVQQALTRSNSLSTPRPTRASRLRRARLGDASDTEAADGERGPAANPELAGQPAAEQAKKLSRLDILAMPRKRAGSFTGPSDSEVAPTRAGFSGRSVELYCAGRKPAMAEARATARKATNTTTVPRQPFSRARPGSARYSSPTTQTPRAGSSGRARPRAPGLRDTDDEEEEPDPYGFIVQTAEIAEIARLSQTLVKDVATLAREIHDVAGDGDSPGCPGPAHSPSRASAPGTPASTISAREELVQRIPEASLNFQKVPPGSLRSQDLDQNVNDRCEDPLAGKTRPRNREEVIFDNLMLNPVSQLSQAIRENTEHLAEKMKILFQNTGRAWEDLEARINAENEVPILKTSNKEISSILKELRRVQKQLEVINAIVDPSGNLDLLTGNRGSVGSAQLGRGRPASQSPSSPTSALPARSFPQRANCGTPGLPDPSFLPSFLPDTERFLI, encoded by the exons TCCCGCAGTGTGGACAAGCAACATGCTGTCATCAACTACGACCACGACAGGGACGAGCACTGGGTCAAGGACCTGGGCAGCCTCAATGGG ACATTCGTGAACGACGTGCGCATCCCGGACCAGAAATACGTCACGCTGAAGCTCAGCGATGTCATCCGATTCGGCTACG ATTCCAACATGTACGTGCTGGAGCGGGTGCAGCACCGCGTCCCTGAGGAGGCGCTCAGG CACGAGAAGTACACCAGCCAGCTGCAGGTGAGCGCCACGAGCCCGGCGCCCAAGAGGGGCGAGGCCGTGCCGGAGCAGGCGCCTTACTGCGAGGCCGCGAGCCCCAGACTGGAGAGGGGGGACCGGAGGCCGGGGCCAG AGGCGGCGGCCTACCGCACACCCCTGTACGGGCAGCCCTCCTGGTGGGGTGAGGACGATGGTAGCAGCCCGCCCGAGGAACGGCGCCAGGACGAGCCCGACACGG AGCGGCCCAAGGAGCTGGCTCAGCGGGACAGTGACCTCGTGGGGACGGCGGCCGCCTTCCGGGCCCCCGCGGAGCCGCAGGGCTACCCGTTCCGCCGGGAGCCCAGCTACTTCGAGATCCCCACCAAGGAGGCCCCCCCGCCGCGGGCCCCAGAGGTGCCGGCACACGAGGCGCCCACCAGGGATGCAgaggcgggcgggggcggggtggccCCCGTGGTGCAGAGCCACGCCTGCTTCACCATCGAGTTTGACGACTGCAGCCCCGGCAAGGTGAAGATCAAGGACCACGTCACCAAGTTCTCTCTGCGCCAGCGCCGGCCCCCTGGCAAGGAGCCCACACCCATCGAGGTGGTCTCTGCGGAGACCAAGGTGGCCGACTGGCTGGTGCAGAACGACCCCAGCCTGCTGCACCGGGCCGGCCCCGCCGACGACCGGCACAGCACCAAGAGCGACCTGCCGGTGCACACGCGCACCCTGAAGG gcCACAAGCACGAGGACGGCACGCAGAGCGACTCGGAGGACCCCATGGCCAAGGCGGCCGGGGCAGCTGGGGTCCCCTCGGAGGCCGGCGGGGAGCAGGTGCGGCTACAGAGGCAGCTCAAGCGGGACCCCCAGGAGCTGCTGCACAGCCAGCAGGCCTTCGTCATCGAGTTCTTCGATGAGGACACGCCGCGCAAGAAGCGCTCTCAGTCCTTCACGCACACGCCACCCGGGGACCCCAGGCCCGACAGGCGCCGCGGCCCTGGGCCAGCCGACAGGGACCGCCCGGCCGCCCCCGCCCCGTCCTCGGCCCGGGGGGCGGGCAGCAGCTCGGGGCCGCAGCGGGCCGGCTCGCTCAAGCGGGAGAAGACGGAGGAGCGGCTGGGCAGCCCCTCGCCCGCCGCCCGGGCCCCTGCTCGCCCTTTCGGCAGCGTGGGGCGCCGCTCCCGCCTGGCCCAGGACTTCATGGCCCACTGCCTGCGGGATGGCTCCCCGGCTGCCCGGTCAGGCCCCGAGAAGACCCCCCCGCCGCTGCCCACCCCGCCGCTACCCCGCGGGGCCAGCCCCGTGGCCCCCTcgcccccaccgccaccccctgCTGACCCCCAAGTGACGAAGGCACGCAAACAGGAGGAGGACGACAGCCTCAGTGACGCAGGGACCTACACCATCGAGACGGAGGCGCAGGaccaggaggtggaggaggccCGCAAGATGATTGACCAG GTCTTTGGGGTACGGGAGTCCCCTGAACTCTCCAGAGCGTCCTCGGCCACCTTCCGTCCAGTTATCAGAGGGCACAGAGACGAGCCTGGTGACGGAGTGGCCCAGCGGATGGCCTTGCTGCAGGAGTTTGCCTCCCGGCCAGTGGGCGGGACCCCCCAGGTGGAGCTCCAG GGCCTCCCAGTACCGGGCTCCCCCGGGGGTCAGAAGTGGGTGTCCCGCTGGGCCAGTCTGGCCGACAGCTACTCGGACCCAGGCCTGTCAG ACGACAGCCCCGGGCGCAGAGCCAGAGAGCTGGAGGGGGCCCTGCCTGTGCGCCAGCGACGACTGCTCCCACAGCTGCCCAGCGACAGGGCGGACAGCCCCGCCGGCCCCGAGGCCACCAGGAGGAGCGGGCCGGGGCCGCCGGAGCTGGGCAGCGAGCAGGCCGGCCTCCTCTTGGGACAGGAAGACCTGGAGCCCGACAGCCTCAGTGACGCCAGTGGGTCGGACGGAGGGCGGGGCCCTGAGCCAGGCGGGGGCCTGCAGGAAGAAAGACGCGGGAGCCCCCAGGAGGGACTGGCGTGGACGAGGGGCCGGCGCTCACCGAGGGCCCCTGGGGAGCCGGCCCCCACCTCTTTTTTCGTTGGGGACCAGAACGGGGAGGCGGCCTTCCCCAGGAAAGCGACTGTGGCTCCAGGGCAGGCGGAGGGCCCAGGGCgggcagcccagcccagccccctgaCGCGGGACAGCGTGTACGTCAGCACCAGCGGGAGGATGGTCATCCAGCTGCGGACAGGGCGGTCCCCGGAGCCTGagggccccgccccggcccccccCAAGGAGGCCCCGGCTTTCGTCCGGCAGGAGAGCTTCACCAAGGAGCCGGCCAGCGGCCCCGCAGCTCCTGGCCAGCTGCCGTCCATCAGCAGCCATCCCCTCCTGCAGGACCTGGCCGCGGCCCGGGCCTCACGCATGGACCTGCGCACTCAGGACACCCACCTGATCCTCAAGGAGACGGAGACGGCGCTGGCCGCCCTGGAGGCCAGACTGCTCTCCAAGTCCGTGGAGGAGCCGGAGGGTGAGCTGGGTGGCGCCCCTGGGCCGCCAGAGGACTCCCTGTCCGGGGACTCCGACGTGGACACGGCCAGCACCGTCAGTCTGCTCAGCGGTAAGAACGGGCCCAGCCCGCAGCCCACGGGGCTGCAGAAGGAGAAGCTGCCGTCCCCGCCGGCAGCGCAGGACCTGGGGGGTGTCGGCCTGAGCAGCGCCCGCGAGCGCCTCTCAGAGAAGCAGCGTCGCCCGCTGGGCCCAGCGGACGGGGGCCGCGGAGAGCCGGCAAGGCGCCTGGCCACACGGCGTGGCCACGGGCCCCAAGGGTCCCTGGACTGGCCCGATGAGGAACGAGGCTCCAGCCTTGCCCACCTGCCCGGTGTGGACACAGTCACTTCTGACCACGAGACCTCCGGGGCCATGGGGGCAGGGCAGCGGGGGCCTCGCCGGAAACCCACGGCCCCACCGCCGTCCCCTGTTGCCCGGGAAGAACAGGGCCGCGGCTCAGCCGGCGTCCAGAAGGTGCAGCAGGCGCTGACCCGCTCCAACAGCTTGTCCACCCCACGGCCCACGCGGGCCTCCCGGCTGAGGCGGGCCCGGCTGGGGGATGCCTCAGACACAGAGGCCGCAGATGGCGAACGGGGGCCCGCGGCCAACCCGGAGCTGGCGGGGCAGCCGGCTGCCGAGCAGGCCAAGAAGCTGTCACGCCTGGACATCCTGGCGATGCCCCGGAAGCGGGCCGGCTCCTTCACAGGGCCCAGCGACTCGGAGGTGGCCCCCACCCGCGCCGGCTTCTCCGGCCGCAGCGTCGAGTTGTACTGCGCCGGTCGCAAGCCCGCCATGGCCGAGGCTCGGGCCACCGCCAGGAAGGCCACCAACACCACCACGGTCCCCCGCCAGCCCTTCAGCAGGGCCCGCCCGGGCAGCGCCCGATACTCCTCACCCA CCACGCAGACCCCACGGGCTGGCAGCTCTGGCCGGGCCCGACCCCGGGCCCCTGGCCTCCGGGACACAGATGACGAGGAAGAAGAGCCCGACCCTTATGGTTTCATCGTGCAGACAGCCGAGATTGCTGAGATTGCCAG GCTGAGCCAGACGCTGGTGAAGGACGTGGCCACCCTGGCCCGCGAGATCCACGATGTGGCCGGCGACGGCGACTCGCCGGGCTGCCCGGGGCCTGCCCACAGCCCCTCTCGCGCCAGTGCACCCGGCACCCCCGCCTCCACCATCTCCGCCCGCGAGGAG ctgGTGCAGCGCATCCCCGAGGCCAGCCTCAACTTTCAGAAGGTGCCGCCCGGCTCCCTGCGCTCTCAGGACCTGGACCAGAACGTGAACGACCGCTGTGAGGACCCCCTGGCCGGCAAGACGCGGCCTCGGAACCGTGAGGAG GTGATCTTCGATAACCTGATGCTGAACCCCGTGTCCCAGCTGTCCCAGGCCATCCGCGAGAACACGGAGCACCTCGCTGAGAAGATGAA GATCCTCTTTCAGAACACAGGGCGAGCCTGGGAGGACCTGGAGGCCAGGATCAACGCGGAGAACGAGGTGCCCATCCTGAAGACGTCCAACAAG GAAATCAGCTCCATCCTGAAGGAACTGAGGCGAGTGCAGAAGCAGCTGGAAG tcATCAACGCCATCGTGGACCCCAGCGGGAACCTCGACCTGCTGACCGGAAACCGGGGTTCTGTGGGCTCGGCCCAGCTCGGGAGAGGCCGGCCGGCCTCCCAGAGTCCGTCCTCCCCCACCTCGGCCCTGCCAGCGAGGAGCTTCCCGCAGCGGGCAAACTGCGGGACCCCCGGCCTCCCggacccctccttccttccctccttcctccccgaCACAGAGCGGTTCCTGATCTAG